A single Paenibacillus kribbensis DNA region contains:
- a CDS encoding ArsR/SmtB family transcription factor — protein MNSETEALDCEPACHGSDQEIERIKSSLVEDSIAYKMSELFKALGDPTRIKLIYALAQKELCVHDLTQVLNMGQSAVSHQLRYLRNLRIVKRRKEGKTVFYSLDDNHVEQIFLQTHQHISHQ, from the coding sequence ATGAATTCTGAAACGGAAGCTTTGGATTGCGAGCCGGCTTGTCACGGTTCAGACCAAGAAATTGAGCGCATAAAATCTTCCCTTGTTGAGGATTCCATCGCATACAAAATGTCGGAGCTGTTCAAAGCACTGGGTGATCCGACACGGATCAAGCTCATATACGCCCTGGCTCAAAAGGAGCTGTGTGTTCATGATTTGACTCAGGTGTTGAACATGGGGCAATCTGCGGTATCCCATCAGCTTCGTTACTTGCGCAACCTGCGTATTGTCAAACGGCGGAAGGAAGGCAAGACGGTGTTTTATTCGTTGGATGATAATCATGTGGAGCAGATCTTTTTGCAAACCCATCAGCACATTTCACATCAATAG